The following are encoded in a window of Aerococcus sanguinicola genomic DNA:
- a CDS encoding MFS transporter: protein MHQERTGFSWPLFILMASITFIAILSELMPSGVLPQMAEGFGITEAQAGGFVGQYAIASAFCGIPIISATVEWDRKKLLMLLLIGFCLANLVIGLLPIYWLAVLARILGGICAGALWPMISAYGMSLVKPKDQGKAVAVIMAGTTVGMSLGLPLMTWIGTRFSFHLEFIVMAIFIALVAFLCQIFLPHVPGEKRSRSNSPLTMLKNKGVLLVVLLTVLAVVANYGVYTYITNLVKAIDYPGIGLAQILFGLGSILSVVLAGIFIDHYLRWVCAGMLASAALAMACFYFLSSTGIHHLAFVLWGLGFGALVTLFQTAVTRQVSQGTAVATSLQSAAFNFSIMIGSTVGGWLLATSSSGAIVLMALALLMLGLVISLSTKTYLS, encoded by the coding sequence ATGCACCAAGAAAGAACAGGTTTTTCCTGGCCGCTCTTTATCTTAATGGCCAGTATTACCTTCATAGCCATCTTGTCGGAATTAATGCCCTCGGGTGTCCTGCCTCAGATGGCGGAAGGGTTTGGGATTACGGAGGCCCAGGCAGGTGGCTTTGTTGGCCAGTACGCCATTGCTTCAGCCTTCTGCGGGATTCCTATTATTTCAGCTACAGTTGAATGGGACCGGAAGAAACTCCTCATGCTCCTCCTCATTGGCTTTTGCCTAGCTAATCTCGTGATTGGGCTCCTACCGATTTATTGGCTGGCTGTCCTCGCTCGGATCTTAGGTGGGATCTGTGCCGGTGCGCTCTGGCCTATGATTTCAGCCTACGGAATGAGCTTAGTGAAGCCAAAAGACCAGGGGAAGGCAGTTGCTGTGATTATGGCTGGGACAACAGTCGGCATGAGCTTGGGTTTGCCTTTAATGACTTGGATTGGGACCCGCTTCTCTTTCCACTTGGAGTTCATTGTCATGGCTATCTTCATTGCGCTAGTTGCCTTCCTCTGTCAGATCTTCCTGCCCCATGTGCCGGGCGAAAAGCGGTCGCGGTCGAATTCCCCTCTGACCATGTTGAAGAATAAGGGTGTCCTTTTAGTTGTTCTCCTGACTGTTCTAGCTGTCGTGGCTAACTATGGGGTCTACACCTATATTACGAACTTAGTGAAGGCAATTGATTATCCAGGAATCGGACTGGCTCAAATTCTTTTTGGACTCGGTTCTATTCTGTCAGTTGTCCTAGCCGGTATTTTTATTGATCATTACCTGCGCTGGGTCTGTGCAGGCATGTTGGCCAGCGCAGCCTTAGCCATGGCTTGTTTCTACTTCCTGTCGAGCACAGGTATCCACCACTTAGCCTTTGTCCTCTGGGGGCTTGGCTTCGGAGCTCTGGTCACCCTCTTCCAAACGGCAGTGACGCGTCAGGTTAGTCAAGGAACCGCGGTAGCAACTTCCCTCCAGTCCGCCGCCTTTAATTTCTCCATTATGATTGGCTCAACGGTTGGCGGTTGGCTACTCGCCACTTCCTCTTCCGGCGCTATTGTGTTGATGGCCTTGGCCCTTCTGATGCTTGGCTTAGTGATTAGTTTAAGTACGAAGACTTATTTGTCTTAA
- the rlmN gene encoding 23S rRNA (adenine(2503)-C(2))-methyltransferase RlmN: MTKESIYGLTRKEMEERLVEMGEKAFRAEQIWQWLYRKRVGSFEEMTNLSESLRQDLEDQFNFSPLKEEIVQRAEDKTTKFLFQLADKSMIETVLMYHHYGLSVCVTTQIGCNIGCRFCASGLLPKQRDLTTGEIVAQIMYIQRYLDARGEGDKVSHIVVMGIGEPFDNYDNVMRFLRIVNDDKGLAIGARHITVSTSGLAPKIREFAHEGIQVNLAVSLHASNNEVRSSMMRINRKYPMEELFDAIYEYTDLTNRRVTFEHIMIDDVNDRPEHAQELADLLKPMRKLAYVNLIPYNPVPENPYRRSKPEAITKFFDVLMQNNINCVVRKEFGTEIEAACGQLRSQYERKRRERRQREKA, encoded by the coding sequence ATGACAAAAGAATCAATCTATGGTCTGACGCGAAAGGAAATGGAAGAGCGCCTTGTAGAAATGGGTGAGAAGGCCTTCCGTGCTGAACAAATTTGGCAGTGGCTCTACCGCAAGCGGGTGGGAAGTTTTGAAGAAATGACTAATCTTTCTGAGAGCCTCCGCCAAGACTTGGAAGACCAGTTTAACTTTAGTCCCTTAAAAGAAGAAATTGTTCAGCGGGCTGAGGATAAGACGACCAAGTTCCTCTTCCAATTGGCCGATAAGTCGATGATTGAAACAGTTCTAATGTACCACCACTATGGTTTGTCGGTTTGTGTGACGACCCAAATTGGCTGTAATATCGGCTGCCGTTTCTGCGCTTCGGGACTCTTGCCCAAGCAGCGGGACCTGACGACGGGTGAAATCGTGGCCCAGATTATGTACATCCAGCGCTATCTCGATGCCCGTGGTGAAGGAGACAAGGTTTCCCATATTGTGGTGATGGGGATTGGGGAACCCTTCGATAATTATGACAACGTGATGCGCTTCCTCCGCATTGTGAATGATGACAAGGGGCTGGCTATCGGTGCCCGGCATATTACCGTGTCAACGTCTGGCTTGGCGCCCAAGATTCGCGAATTTGCCCATGAAGGGATCCAGGTCAACTTAGCGGTTTCCCTCCATGCCTCCAATAATGAGGTTCGCTCATCCATGATGCGGATCAACCGCAAATACCCCATGGAAGAGCTCTTCGATGCCATCTATGAGTATACCGACTTGACCAATCGCCGGGTGACCTTTGAGCATATTATGATCGATGACGTTAATGACCGGCCAGAGCATGCGCAAGAGTTGGCTGACCTTCTCAAACCCATGCGAAAATTAGCCTATGTTAACTTGATCCCCTATAATCCAGTGCCCGAGAACCCCTACCGCCGGTCCAAGCCAGAAGCCATCACCAAGTTCTTCGACGTCTTGATGCAAAATAATATCAACTGTGTGGTCCGTAAAGAATTCGGGACGGAAATCGAAGCCGCTTGTGGCCAACTGCGCAGCCAGTATGAACGCAAACGCCGGGAACGTCGGCAAAGAGAAAAGGCCTAG
- a CDS encoding DUF4298 domain-containing protein, whose amino-acid sequence MPAIERIQEMESHLKEIQSFFEDFDQDLAKFEAIKPQLEALEAYYGSEEWFDDFDAYEAGGMPEDLTYQVLSEDGVYDCLVDKHRIALALLDLARDLLA is encoded by the coding sequence ATGCCAGCTATAGAACGCATCCAAGAAATGGAAAGTCACTTGAAGGAAATTCAATCTTTTTTTGAAGATTTTGACCAAGATCTGGCTAAATTTGAAGCCATCAAGCCCCAATTAGAGGCCCTCGAAGCTTATTATGGGAGCGAAGAATGGTTTGACGATTTTGATGCCTATGAGGCTGGAGGCATGCCTGAGGACTTGACTTACCAGGTGCTGAGCGAAGATGGGGTCTATGATTGTTTAGTTGACAAGCATCGGATTGCCTTGGCCCTTCTCGACTTGGCCCGCGACCTTTTAGCCTAG
- a CDS encoding YoaK family protein — MTSESRQANYWSVLFLRFLAGYINVTMIIHFATTLAGQTGSLTNIPILIVQQNNFALVETLSVVFAFLMGTIFSGFCYPHDDSAVRLRYTAILTGFGLLWLATPWLDLPAGLLLVLTAFSLGFQNGMRLSYRGITVRTTIMTGLLTDIGVMVGRWLNRHPIEIWRLTFHLNNLWSFLAGGILAALVDQYTPFHEMLVAGLLDLLVAGYFFFFRDKLEVTSWP; from the coding sequence GTGACAAGCGAAAGCAGACAAGCGAATTATTGGTCGGTTTTATTCCTGCGCTTTTTGGCAGGTTATATTAATGTGACGATGATTATTCATTTTGCGACCACCTTGGCGGGGCAGACGGGATCGCTGACCAATATTCCGATATTGATTGTCCAGCAGAATAATTTTGCCTTGGTGGAGACCTTGTCCGTTGTCTTTGCCTTTCTCATGGGGACTATCTTCAGTGGCTTCTGTTATCCCCATGATGATTCGGCAGTCCGCTTGCGCTATACGGCTATTCTGACGGGCTTTGGGCTCCTCTGGCTGGCGACACCCTGGCTAGATTTGCCAGCTGGCCTTCTCTTAGTCTTGACCGCTTTTTCGCTGGGCTTCCAGAATGGTATGCGGCTCTCTTATCGGGGGATTACGGTCCGCACGACGATTATGACGGGCTTGTTGACGGATATTGGTGTCATGGTCGGCCGCTGGCTCAACCGTCATCCTATTGAAATCTGGCGCTTGACCTTCCATTTGAATAATTTATGGAGCTTCTTAGCGGGAGGCATCTTAGCGGCTCTGGTGGACCAGTATACCCCTTTCCACGAAATGCTGGTGGCGGGGCTTCTGGACCTCCTGGTGGCGGGATATTTCTTCTTTTTCCGCGATAAGCTTGAAGTGACGAGCTGGCCCTAA